In the genome of Natronomonas salina, the window CAAGCACGCTGTGAGCGTCCGCTGGCACGTCGAGTTTCACCTGGATGTTCCGGACGACCGTCACACCGCCCGTTGGCTGCGTTATCGTACTTAAAGGTTGGAACGGGACCGAGGAGTCGGTCTTGCTAGTACCGAGGAACATTGTACTGGAGCGGACACGCTTCCTCCCACGGCTGAAGCCGTGGGTTTCCGCGCTGCGATTTTATGATACTGGATTCGACGTTCCTCATCGACGTCCTTCGCGGTCGTGAGGAGGTCACTGACCGCGTCGAAGAGTTGGATGCCAGCGGAGCTCCAGCTGTCAGTTCGGTGACCGTGATGGAGCTCTGGGAGGGGATCCAGCTGGCCGATGCGAGCGAAAGCGAACGAAGAGCGGTCGAGAATCTCCTGACCGATATCGACGAGTTCGCCTTCGACAGGGACTGTGCGATGACCGCAGGTCGAATCAACGCTGAACTGGTCCAGGCCGGTACCCCGGTCGATACGACCGACGTGATGATCGCGGCGACCGGGCTGGTGTACGACCGGCCGGTCGTGACGCGGAACGTCAGCGATTTCGAACGCGTTCCAGACCTCGAGGTCGTCTCCTACTGATTTCCCCTTGCGCCTGCGGGCTCCGCCTTTATCCCTCCACGGCACCAAGTCCGGACGCATGTCAGAACACGAGCTGGCCTCCGAGTTCGAGGACTTCCAAGGGGATCTGCCGGACAGCGTCGACCAAGCCGCGGTCGACCGGATGCGGCTGGTCGCCCGCCTCCTGG includes:
- a CDS encoding PIN domain-containing protein, which encodes MILDSTFLIDVLRGREEVTDRVEELDASGAPAVSSVTVMELWEGIQLADASESERRAVENLLTDIDEFAFDRDCAMTAGRINAELVQAGTPVDTTDVMIAATGLVYDRPVVTRNVSDFERVPDLEVVSY